Proteins from a single region of Pseudopedobacter saltans DSM 12145:
- a CDS encoding alpha-isopropylmalate synthase regulatory domain-containing protein, producing the protein MNKRKIEIMDTTLRDGEQTSGVSFSASEKLTLAKLLLEELLVDRIEIASARVSDGEFEAVKNICSWAGENNYLHKIEVLTFVDKGISIDWMVKAGVKVQNLLTKGSLNHLTHQLKKTPEQHFSEIAQTIALAQQHGISTNVYLEDWSNGMRNSPEYVFQYLDFISKQPIKRVMLPDTLGILSPWEAYQFITKVKSGYPDLHLDFHAHNDYDLGTANVLEAVKAGVDGLHLTINGMGERAGNAPIESAIAVIRDFLPEIEINVKESSIYKVSKLVETFSGVRIPVNKPITGDNVFTQTAGIHADGDNKKNLYFSDLLPERFGRKRKYALGKTSGKANIEKNLQELGLKLNDEDLKKVTQRVIELGDKKETVTKEDLPYIISDVLDKSSSYTEKVAVESYVLTHSKGLRPSATVSVNIEGELFEENSQGDGQFDAFMNALAKVYKKKKLALPKLVDYAVRIAPGSSTDALCETTITWETENKTFTTRGLDSDQTVCAIIATQKMLNII; encoded by the coding sequence ATGAATAAAAGGAAAATAGAAATAATGGATACCACTCTCCGTGATGGAGAACAGACCTCTGGAGTTTCATTTTCCGCTTCAGAAAAACTAACACTTGCTAAACTTTTACTCGAAGAACTTTTGGTAGACCGCATAGAAATTGCTTCTGCAAGAGTTTCAGATGGAGAGTTTGAAGCCGTAAAGAACATTTGTTCGTGGGCCGGCGAAAATAATTATCTGCATAAAATAGAGGTACTTACCTTTGTTGATAAAGGTATTTCTATAGATTGGATGGTAAAAGCTGGTGTAAAAGTTCAAAATCTTTTAACCAAAGGATCCCTTAACCACCTGACACACCAATTAAAGAAAACTCCAGAGCAACATTTCTCTGAAATAGCGCAGACAATAGCACTTGCGCAACAACACGGAATTTCCACCAATGTTTATCTGGAAGATTGGAGTAACGGAATGCGTAATTCTCCTGAATATGTATTTCAATACCTGGATTTCATATCAAAACAACCAATAAAAAGGGTGATGTTACCTGATACTTTGGGTATTTTGTCGCCATGGGAAGCATATCAATTTATTACTAAAGTAAAGTCTGGCTATCCTGATTTACATTTGGATTTCCATGCGCATAACGATTACGATTTAGGCACTGCAAACGTTCTTGAAGCCGTAAAAGCAGGTGTGGATGGACTCCATTTAACCATTAACGGTATGGGAGAAAGAGCCGGAAATGCCCCTATTGAAAGCGCTATAGCCGTGATACGTGATTTTTTACCTGAAATAGAAATCAACGTCAAAGAGTCTTCTATTTATAAGGTAAGTAAGTTGGTTGAAACTTTTTCCGGAGTACGTATCCCTGTTAATAAACCTATAACAGGCGATAATGTATTTACCCAAACAGCAGGTATCCATGCAGATGGAGACAACAAGAAAAACCTGTATTTCAGCGACTTACTTCCAGAGCGTTTCGGTAGAAAACGCAAATATGCATTAGGTAAAACATCAGGGAAGGCTAATATTGAAAAAAATCTTCAGGAGTTAGGTTTAAAACTGAATGACGAAGACCTTAAAAAAGTTACCCAACGAGTAATAGAATTGGGTGATAAAAAAGAAACAGTTACTAAAGAAGATCTGCCTTATATCATTTCAGACGTATTAGACAAAAGCTCTTCTTATACAGAAAAAGTAGCTGTAGAATCTTACGTTTTAACACATTCCAAAGGATTACGCCCTTCTGCCACAGTTTCTGTCAATATAGAGGGGGAACTTTTCGAAGAGAATTCCCAAGGTGATGGTCAGTTTGACGCTTTCATGAATGCCTTAGCCAAAGTTTATAAGAAAAAGAAATTGGCTTTACCTAAACTGGTAGACTATGCGGTAAGGATAGCTCCGGGAAGCAGTACTGATGCCTTATGTGAGACCACCATTACATGGGAAACAGAAAATAAGACTTTTACAACAAGAGGGTTAGATTCTGATCAAACGGTTTGCGCCATTATCGCTACCCAAAAAATGCTTAATATAATTTGA
- the leuB gene encoding 3-isopropylmalate dehydrogenase: protein MKLNIALLPGDGIGPEVVDQAVKVCDAVAKKFNHEINWTKALTGASAIDACGEPYPDSTHEVCMAADAVLFGAIGDPKYDNDPKATVRPEQGLLKMRQKLGLFANVRPTFTFPSLIDNSPLKRERIEGTDLIILRELTGGIYFGERGRKDDGNTAFDTCTYTREEIQRLAKLGFELAMTRGKKLCCVDKANVLESSRLWRETVQAMEKDYPEVTVSYEFVDAVAMRLVQWPNSYDVMITENLFGDILTDEASVISGSMGLMPSASKGVHTSLYEPIHGSYPQAAGKDIANPLATVLSAAMMFEDAFGLKEEAEAIREVVNKSLAAGIVTEDLAGSNKAYKTSEVGNWLAENI from the coding sequence ATGAAATTAAATATTGCCCTTTTACCGGGTGACGGTATCGGACCAGAAGTAGTAGATCAGGCTGTTAAAGTTTGTGACGCTGTAGCAAAGAAATTCAACCATGAAATCAATTGGACAAAAGCCTTAACAGGCGCTTCTGCGATTGATGCTTGTGGAGAACCTTACCCAGACTCAACACACGAAGTTTGTATGGCTGCAGATGCCGTACTTTTTGGTGCAATTGGCGATCCTAAATACGATAATGACCCTAAAGCTACCGTTCGTCCAGAACAAGGCTTATTGAAAATGCGCCAAAAATTAGGTTTATTCGCAAACGTACGTCCTACTTTTACATTCCCTTCTTTAATTGACAATTCTCCATTAAAAAGAGAAAGAATTGAAGGTACCGACTTAATTATCTTACGTGAATTAACTGGTGGTATTTACTTTGGTGAAAGAGGTAGAAAAGACGATGGAAATACTGCTTTTGATACCTGTACTTATACTAGAGAAGAAATCCAACGTTTGGCAAAATTAGGTTTCGAGTTAGCTATGACTAGAGGCAAAAAATTATGCTGTGTGGACAAAGCGAACGTATTGGAAAGCTCTCGTTTATGGAGAGAAACCGTACAGGCAATGGAAAAAGATTATCCGGAAGTTACAGTATCTTATGAATTCGTAGATGCGGTTGCTATGCGTTTGGTACAATGGCCTAACTCTTACGATGTTATGATTACAGAAAACCTTTTTGGTGATATTTTAACTGACGAAGCTTCTGTTATCTCTGGTTCTATGGGATTAATGCCATCTGCTTCTAAAGGCGTTCATACGTCTTTATACGAGCCAATCCATGGTTCCTATCCACAAGCCGCAGGAAAAGACATCGCTAATCCATTAGCTACTGTTCTTTCTGCTGCAATGATGTTCGAAGACGCTTTCGGTTTAAAAGAAGAAGCCGAAGCGATCAGAGAAGTAGTTAATAAATCTTTAGCAGCGGGAATTGTTACTGAAGATTTAGCAGGTTCTAATAAAGCTTACAAAACAAGCGAAGTTGGAAACTGGTTAGCTGAGAATATTTAA
- the ilvA gene encoding threonine ammonia-lyase IlvA, giving the protein MISINPFAAAERLKGIVKKTPLEYNQRLSERYQCEVYLKREDLQIVRSYKIRGAYNLISALSKEQAKKGVVCASAGNHAQGVAYSCQHLGIKGVIFMPQPTPKQKINQTNMFGKDKVEIILTGDTFDDCQQEALAYAKKHDMVFVPPFDSAAIIEGQSTVGVEILQDLPGVDMVISPIGGGGLISGISLYLKKNKPQIFIAGIEPAEAASMKAALDANQPVTLEKMSRFVDGAAVKRVGKLNFETCKELVDDVSNVSEGKVCTTILKLYNEDAIVVEPAGALSIAALDNYKEQIKGKKVVCIVSGGNNDIDRMGEIKERSLLYEGLKHYFIVRFPQRPGALKLFVNEVLGPDDDITRFEFIKKTERERGPALVGIELKDAKDYASLLKRMTHYNFDFKEINQDETLFEYFI; this is encoded by the coding sequence ATGATTTCCATCAATCCATTTGCCGCAGCCGAGAGATTAAAAGGCATTGTAAAAAAAACACCATTAGAGTATAACCAAAGGCTTTCTGAAAGATATCAATGTGAGGTTTATCTGAAAAGAGAGGACTTACAAATTGTAAGATCTTATAAAATAAGAGGAGCATACAATCTTATCAGTGCACTTTCTAAAGAACAGGCAAAAAAAGGAGTGGTATGTGCAAGTGCCGGAAATCATGCACAAGGTGTGGCTTATTCATGCCAGCATTTAGGAATAAAAGGTGTTATTTTTATGCCGCAACCTACACCAAAACAAAAAATTAACCAAACCAATATGTTTGGTAAGGACAAAGTAGAAATCATCTTAACTGGCGATACTTTTGACGATTGCCAGCAGGAAGCTTTGGCCTACGCTAAAAAACATGATATGGTATTTGTCCCTCCTTTTGACTCTGCGGCCATCATAGAAGGGCAAAGCACTGTTGGAGTAGAGATTTTACAAGATTTACCAGGTGTAGATATGGTTATTTCTCCTATTGGAGGTGGTGGATTAATTTCCGGAATTTCTCTTTATCTAAAGAAGAACAAACCTCAGATTTTTATTGCTGGTATAGAACCTGCCGAGGCAGCGTCTATGAAAGCCGCTTTGGATGCTAATCAGCCTGTCACTTTAGAAAAAATGAGCAGATTTGTAGATGGCGCTGCCGTAAAACGGGTTGGAAAACTAAATTTTGAAACTTGTAAGGAGCTGGTAGACGACGTTAGCAATGTTTCCGAAGGGAAAGTCTGTACTACAATTTTAAAATTATATAACGAGGATGCAATTGTAGTAGAACCCGCCGGGGCCCTTTCTATTGCCGCTTTAGATAATTATAAAGAGCAGATTAAAGGTAAAAAAGTCGTTTGCATCGTTAGCGGTGGAAATAATGATATAGACCGAATGGGAGAAATTAAAGAACGCTCACTTTTATACGAAGGTCTTAAACATTATTTCATTGTTCGTTTTCCGCAACGTCCGGGAGCACTTAAATTGTTTGTAAATGAAGTTTTGGGCCCCGATGATGATATTACCCGTTTTGAATTTATTAAGAAAACTGAACGTGAGAGAGGTCCGGCATTAGTGGGAATAGAATTAAAGGATGCTAAAGACTATGCTTCCCTCTTAAAAAGGATGACACATTATAACTTTGATTTTAAAGAGATTAATCAGGACGAAACGTTGTTTGAGTACTTCATTTAA
- a CDS encoding ABC transporter ATP-binding protein — MDTLIKLNNVYRNYLENQHSGVSGISLEIKRGEIVSIVGESGSGKSTLLKLIYGILVPEIGEVLYENKRIQGPGEKLIPGHDDMRMVTQEVTLNLYARVFDNISGQLSNTDLQTKNDLTVKTMKFLRIDHLANKKIVDLSGGEQQRVAIARAIITEPTVLLLDEPFSMIDTILKKQLRDDIERLSKELNITVIMVSHDPSDALSLADKLVIIREGKVVRQGHPKEIYKNPESAYVAKLLGAANILNGEGSEQYAVYPQDVIIGDSENVMEAKLKSIHFNGSYNELTLSLDGKQIVAYDFSFLDIDPLSELKIKFRNKKALSS, encoded by the coding sequence ATGGATACATTGATTAAGCTTAATAACGTTTATAGAAACTATCTGGAAAATCAACACTCAGGAGTTTCGGGAATAAGTCTGGAAATAAAAAGAGGAGAAATAGTAAGTATAGTGGGGGAGAGCGGTAGTGGAAAATCTACTTTATTAAAGCTTATCTATGGAATTTTGGTTCCGGAAATAGGAGAAGTACTTTATGAAAATAAGCGTATTCAAGGTCCGGGCGAAAAATTAATCCCAGGGCATGATGATATGCGTATGGTGACTCAGGAAGTCACTTTAAATCTTTATGCCAGAGTGTTTGATAATATCTCAGGACAGCTTTCCAATACTGACTTGCAAACAAAAAATGATCTGACAGTGAAAACTATGAAATTTTTACGGATAGATCATCTGGCAAACAAAAAAATCGTTGATTTAAGTGGTGGCGAACAACAACGTGTAGCAATAGCAAGAGCCATTATTACAGAACCTACCGTGTTATTGCTGGACGAACCGTTTAGCATGATTGATACGATCTTAAAGAAGCAGCTAAGGGACGATATTGAGCGTTTGTCTAAAGAGTTGAATATCACAGTTATCATGGTGTCTCATGATCCTTCGGATGCCTTATCTTTGGCGGATAAATTAGTTATTATCAGAGAGGGAAAAGTTGTTAGGCAAGGGCATCCTAAAGAAATTTATAAAAATCCTGAAAGTGCTTATGTAGCTAAGTTATTAGGTGCTGCGAATATTCTGAACGGGGAAGGTTCTGAACAATATGCGGTATACCCTCAGGACGTAATCATAGGTGATTCCGAAAATGTTATGGAAGCCAAATTAAAATCAATTCACTTTAATGGATCTTATAATGAACTTACTCTAAGTTTGGATGGCAAGCAAATAGTGGCTTATGATTTTAGTTTTTTAGATATAGATCCACTTTCAGAGTTGAAGATAAAATTTAGAAATAAAAAGGCCTTGTCCAGTTAA
- a CDS encoding outer membrane beta-barrel protein has translation MKKILTLLFIGTVLFANAQTDSTKVKRQTKIEIGSEGVSIQVGKVDTNKTGKRYSKYPKVNFGFNFEHFDLGLSKYHNGSDFGFPDSYGFLDHEVWKTHTIGFDVLQFGVRFNSNFKIMLAAGLDWNHIRLKRNDITILADNPVLAYQEDPNLNLKKNRFSNRYLRVPLYFEFRSNESKSSKRFSFVAGPEVGFLIDGKLKQKSQNGERTKVKDNFNFEQFRYGANVRLGYGGAGLFFKYYFNDVFAKNEAPGLEGYKNMSFGLTFGF, from the coding sequence ATGAAGAAAATTTTAACATTACTATTTATTGGGACTGTACTTTTTGCTAATGCACAGACAGATTCTACGAAAGTGAAAAGGCAAACAAAAATAGAGATAGGATCAGAAGGAGTAAGTATTCAGGTAGGAAAGGTTGATACCAACAAGACTGGCAAGAGATACAGCAAATATCCCAAAGTGAATTTTGGATTTAATTTCGAACATTTCGATCTTGGGCTTAGCAAATATCATAACGGAAGCGATTTCGGTTTTCCGGATAGTTATGGCTTCTTAGACCACGAAGTATGGAAAACCCATACTATAGGTTTTGATGTTTTACAGTTTGGCGTTCGTTTCAATTCTAACTTTAAGATTATGCTGGCGGCCGGATTGGATTGGAATCATATTCGACTGAAGAGAAATGATATTACCATTTTGGCAGATAATCCGGTTTTGGCTTATCAGGAAGATCCGAATCTAAATTTAAAGAAGAATAGATTTAGCAACAGATATTTAAGAGTTCCGCTTTATTTCGAGTTTAGATCCAATGAGTCTAAAAGCAGTAAGCGTTTTTCCTTTGTAGCAGGGCCAGAGGTAGGTTTTCTGATTGATGGTAAGTTAAAGCAAAAGTCCCAAAATGGTGAAAGAACAAAGGTTAAAGACAATTTCAACTTCGAGCAATTCAGGTATGGAGCAAATGTACGACTGGGTTACGGAGGTGCCGGACTGTTCTTCAAATATTATTTCAACGATGTTTTTGCTAAAAATGAAGCTCCGGGTTTAGAAGGTTATAAAAATATGTCATTTGGACTGACGTTTGGTTTTTAG
- a CDS encoding RNA polymerase sigma factor, with translation MNLQNKYSLSEIIEGCQKTDRRFQELLYKMMASKMLGVCMRYAKTKFEAEDILQTGFIKVFKHIQSYKAEGSFEGWIRRIMVNTSIEFYRKSMRTLNVLDIEETGVEISSSEIELSSIQAKDLMTLIQSLSEVYRMVFNMYAIEGYSHKEIANTLGITEGASKVQLSRARTVLKEKIKKLERQGYEVNVG, from the coding sequence ATGAATTTGCAAAACAAGTACTCACTCTCCGAAATTATAGAAGGTTGTCAGAAAACAGATCGGCGTTTTCAGGAACTTTTATATAAAATGATGGCATCCAAGATGCTTGGAGTTTGTATGCGTTATGCGAAAACCAAGTTCGAAGCAGAGGATATCCTACAAACTGGTTTTATAAAGGTATTTAAACACATTCAATCTTATAAAGCAGAAGGTTCTTTTGAAGGTTGGATAAGGAGAATCATGGTCAATACTTCAATTGAGTTTTACAGGAAAAGTATGCGAACCCTTAATGTTCTGGATATAGAAGAAACAGGTGTGGAGATCAGCTCTTCTGAAATAGAGTTAAGCAGTATACAGGCTAAAGATTTGATGACGCTTATTCAGAGTTTGTCTGAAGTTTACAGAATGGTTTTTAACATGTATGCGATAGAAGGATATTCGCATAAAGAAATAGCCAATACTTTAGGTATAACGGAAGGAGCTTCCAAAGTTCAGTTAAGCAGAGCAAGAACTGTTCTGAAAGAAAAAATAAAAAAATTAGAAAGGCAAGGTTATGAAGTCAATGTCGGATAA
- a CDS encoding GH3 auxin-responsive promoter family protein, with protein MTIVNSFLNWVMKKRMHQIELFMKYPDEVQEEWFHELIHSAVGTEWGKTYDYRSIESVEDYRERVPIQNYETLKPYIERMLKGEQNILWPSEVKWFAKSSGTTSDRSKFIPVTQESLEECHFKGGKDMLAIYCNNNPEARIFTGKSLVLGGSHQINQLNTDSFYGDLSAVLIKNIPIWAELMRTPDMSIALMDNYEEKIEKMAKVTINENVTNIVGVPTWTIVLAKRVLELTGKDNLMEVWPNLELYIHGAVNFEPYKDQFESLVPNKSMYYLETYNASEGFFGIQDHGQEKDLLLMLDYGIYYEFIPMEHIDEENPKALSLHEVELGKNYAIVISTNGGLWRYMIGDTVKFTSLSPYRIRITGRTKHFINAFGEEVIIENAEKALTKACSETDASILDYTACPIYFSGEDVGGHEWIIEFERAPNEFDRFIDILDNTLREVNSDYDAKRFKDMALKRPLVHHAPNGTFYKWLKHKGKLGGQHKVPRLANERKYVDEILEIIRN; from the coding sequence ATGACCATAGTTAATTCCTTCCTTAATTGGGTAATGAAAAAGCGGATGCACCAAATTGAGCTTTTCATGAAATATCCAGATGAGGTACAAGAAGAATGGTTTCATGAACTTATCCATTCCGCGGTTGGAACTGAATGGGGAAAAACATACGACTATCGATCAATAGAGAGTGTCGAAGACTACAGGGAAAGAGTACCTATCCAAAACTACGAAACTTTAAAGCCTTATATAGAAAGAATGTTGAAGGGTGAACAGAACATCCTCTGGCCTTCTGAAGTGAAATGGTTTGCAAAATCTTCAGGGACAACAAGTGATAGAAGTAAATTTATCCCTGTTACACAGGAATCGCTGGAAGAATGTCATTTTAAAGGTGGCAAGGATATGCTTGCTATCTATTGCAATAATAACCCTGAAGCACGGATATTTACCGGTAAAAGTTTGGTTTTAGGAGGTAGTCATCAAATTAACCAGCTAAATACAGACTCTTTCTATGGTGATCTTTCTGCGGTACTGATTAAAAATATTCCAATTTGGGCTGAATTGATGCGTACGCCCGATATGTCTATCGCACTGATGGATAACTATGAGGAAAAAATAGAGAAGATGGCAAAGGTTACGATTAACGAAAATGTAACCAATATTGTGGGAGTGCCTACTTGGACAATTGTTCTCGCTAAAAGGGTACTGGAGCTAACGGGTAAAGATAACTTGATGGAGGTTTGGCCTAACCTGGAGCTCTACATTCATGGAGCGGTAAATTTTGAGCCCTATAAAGATCAATTTGAGTCATTGGTTCCAAATAAATCTATGTATTATCTGGAGACTTATAATGCATCAGAAGGCTTTTTTGGGATTCAGGATCACGGGCAAGAAAAGGACTTATTGCTTATGCTGGACTATGGGATTTATTACGAATTTATACCAATGGAGCATATTGATGAGGAGAATCCTAAAGCATTGTCTTTGCATGAGGTAGAGTTAGGGAAGAACTATGCTATTGTCATCAGTACAAATGGTGGTCTTTGGCGCTATATGATAGGTGATACTGTCAAATTCACTTCTTTAAGTCCATACCGAATTCGCATAACAGGAAGAACAAAGCATTTTATTAATGCATTTGGCGAAGAGGTTATTATCGAAAATGCTGAAAAAGCGCTTACTAAAGCTTGTTCCGAAACTGATGCATCGATTTTGGATTATACAGCCTGCCCCATATATTTTTCTGGAGAAGATGTTGGTGGTCACGAATGGATTATAGAGTTTGAAAGGGCTCCAAATGAATTCGATAGATTTATAGATATTCTGGATAATACTTTACGCGAAGTTAATTCTGATTATGATGCTAAGCGTTTTAAAGATATGGCTTTAAAACGGCCGTTGGTCCACCATGCACCAAATGGAACTTTTTACAAATGGTTAAAGCATAAGGGCAAATTAGGTGGACAGCATAAAGTTCCGAGATTGGCTAATGAGAGGAAGTATGTAGACGAAATCCTGGAAATCATCAGGAATTAG
- the lptB gene encoding LPS export ABC transporter ATP-binding protein codes for MKLRAENLVKKYKQRTVVNNVSFHVSQGEIVGLLGPNGAGKTTSFYMIVGLIKPNEGHVYLEDLEITEDPMYRRAQKGIGYLAQEASVFRKLTVEENIMAVLEMTKLTKAEQKDKLEQLIDEFSLHKVRKNRGDLLSGGERRRTEIARALAADPKFILLDEPFAGVDPIAVEEIQTIVARLKHRNIGILITDHNVNETLSITDRAYLLTEGKIMLSGTPQEIASNEMARKFYLGQHFELKIKKFEVEGQLKTVGRPHEEE; via the coding sequence ATGAAGTTAAGAGCAGAAAACCTTGTAAAGAAATATAAACAGCGTACCGTAGTAAACAATGTTTCATTTCATGTGTCGCAGGGAGAGATTGTTGGTTTATTAGGACCAAATGGTGCCGGAAAAACAACGTCTTTTTATATGATTGTTGGTTTGATAAAACCTAATGAAGGGCATGTTTATCTGGAGGATTTGGAGATTACCGAAGATCCGATGTATCGTAGGGCGCAAAAAGGAATAGGTTATCTGGCTCAGGAAGCATCTGTTTTTAGAAAGCTTACTGTCGAAGAAAATATTATGGCTGTCTTAGAAATGACTAAACTTACTAAAGCAGAGCAAAAAGACAAGCTGGAACAGTTAATAGATGAATTTAGCTTACATAAAGTAAGAAAGAATAGAGGAGATTTGTTATCTGGTGGTGAGCGTAGAAGGACCGAAATAGCAAGAGCTCTGGCAGCAGATCCAAAATTTATTTTATTAGATGAGCCATTTGCTGGAGTTGACCCAATAGCGGTAGAAGAAATTCAAACCATTGTTGCGAGGCTGAAACATAGAAATATTGGTATTCTTATTACAGACCATAACGTAAACGAAACTTTGTCTATTACAGACAGAGCTTATTTACTGACGGAAGGTAAAATAATGCTTTCGGGAACTCCGCAGGAAATAGCATCAAACGAGATGGCCAGAAAATTTTATCTCGGACAGCATTTTGAGTTAAAGATCAAAAAATTTGAAGTTGAAGGACAGTTAAAAACTGTGGGACGGCCACATGAGGAGGAATAA
- the recJ gene encoding single-stranded-DNA-specific exonuclease RecJ codes for MEKRWAEHLITNFEAVDKLAQELNISDILAHMLYNRGITSFSEAKAFFRPELQHLHDPFLMNGMEEAVARIEEAIRENENILVYGDYDVDGTTSVALVYSFFKEIYPNISYYIPDRYIEGYGISSQGIDFAADNDVSLIIALDCGIKAVDKVEYAKSKGIDFIICDHHLPGEEIPAAVAVLDPKRLDCNYPYKELSGCGLGFKLAQAYAEKNDVPFEKVCEYLDLVAVSIASDIVPITGENRVLAYYGLQKLNNNPCNGLKALIELSGKTDRFTISDIVFSIGPRINAAGRIDDAKHSVRLLIASSTQLAEDAGFIINLKNTERKEYDTNITEQALNMIGSSPEMIGRKSTVVYDKNWHKGVIGIVASRLTEKYYKPTVVLTDSNGHVAGSARSVLGYDLYEALCECSDLLEQFGGHKYAAGLTMKPENVNKFIERFETVVASSITEEMLVQQISVEKCIGLSDITPKFFRILNQFAPFGPQNMVPIFMTREVYSYGYGSIVGNNHLKMSVRQKDSSVFECIGFGLGDYLEQINRGTPFDICYTIEENVWKDRRSIQLNIKGIKTY; via the coding sequence ATGGAAAAAAGGTGGGCAGAGCACTTAATAACAAATTTTGAAGCAGTTGACAAACTTGCACAAGAGTTGAATATTAGCGATATTCTTGCCCATATGCTTTACAACAGGGGAATAACTTCTTTTTCTGAAGCGAAAGCATTTTTTCGTCCCGAATTACAGCATTTGCATGATCCGTTTTTAATGAACGGAATGGAAGAGGCAGTTGCAAGAATAGAAGAAGCTATAAGAGAAAATGAAAATATTCTTGTTTATGGAGATTATGATGTAGATGGTACTACTTCTGTGGCTTTGGTGTATTCTTTTTTTAAAGAAATTTATCCGAATATAAGTTATTATATCCCCGACAGATATATTGAAGGCTATGGTATATCTTCTCAGGGTATCGATTTTGCCGCTGATAATGACGTTTCTCTAATTATAGCGTTAGACTGTGGGATAAAAGCAGTAGATAAAGTAGAGTATGCAAAAAGTAAAGGGATTGATTTTATTATCTGCGATCACCATTTACCGGGAGAGGAAATTCCGGCTGCCGTAGCGGTACTTGATCCTAAAAGACTCGACTGTAATTATCCTTACAAAGAGCTTTCTGGTTGTGGATTAGGATTTAAATTGGCTCAGGCATATGCAGAGAAAAATGATGTCCCATTTGAAAAAGTTTGCGAATATTTAGATTTGGTTGCTGTAAGTATAGCGTCTGATATTGTTCCTATTACTGGTGAAAATAGGGTTCTAGCCTATTATGGCTTACAAAAACTGAACAATAATCCATGTAACGGACTGAAAGCTCTGATAGAACTATCCGGTAAGACAGATAGATTTACTATTTCCGATATTGTTTTCTCAATTGGTCCGAGGATTAATGCAGCAGGAAGGATAGATGACGCGAAACATTCCGTAAGACTTCTAATTGCTTCGTCAACCCAACTGGCGGAAGATGCTGGTTTTATTATCAATTTAAAAAATACCGAGCGTAAAGAATACGATACCAATATTACCGAACAAGCTTTGAATATGATAGGCAGTTCGCCGGAAATGATCGGCAGAAAATCGACAGTCGTTTACGATAAAAACTGGCATAAAGGAGTGATAGGTATTGTTGCGAGTCGTTTGACAGAAAAATACTATAAACCAACCGTTGTTTTAACAGATTCTAACGGGCATGTAGCTGGTTCTGCCCGCTCTGTTTTGGGATACGATTTATACGAAGCGCTTTGCGAGTGCAGTGATCTGCTGGAGCAGTTTGGCGGGCATAAATATGCCGCTGGGCTGACAATGAAACCGGAAAATGTAAATAAATTTATCGAACGGTTTGAAACAGTAGTAGCGTCGAGTATCACAGAAGAAATGTTGGTACAACAGATCAGTGTTGAAAAATGTATAGGTCTTTCAGATATAACTCCTAAGTTTTTCAGGATACTGAATCAGTTTGCTCCATTTGGGCCTCAAAATATGGTTCCCATTTTTATGACAAGGGAAGTATATTCTTATGGCTATGGTTCTATTGTTGGAAACAACCATTTAAAGATGAGTGTAAGGCAGAAGGACAGTTCGGTTTTCGAATGTATTGGTTTTGGTTTGGGAGATTACCTGGAACAAATCAATAGAGGAACACCATTTGATATTTGTTATACCATAGAAGAAAATGTCTGGAAAGACAGACGTAGTATCCAATTGAACATTAAAGGAATAAAAACCTATTAA